The Salmonella enterica subsp. houtenae serovar Houten genome has a segment encoding these proteins:
- the SBOV12781 gene encoding MltA-interacting protein yields MTKLKLLALGVLIATSASVAHAESNLTLGAGVGVVEHPYKDYDSDVYPIPVIAYESENFWFRGLGGGYYLWNDNTDKLSIMAYWSPMYFKPGDSDDHQLRRLDRRKSTMMAGVSYAHHTQYGFLRTSLAGDTLDNSNGIVWDLAWLYRYTNGGLTLTPGIGVEWNSENQNDYYYGVSRKESSRSGLRGYNPNDSWNPYLELSANYNFAGNWSVYGTARYTRLSDEITDSPMVDKSWTGILSTGVTYRF; encoded by the coding sequence GTGACCAAACTTAAACTTCTGGCTCTTGGCGTGCTTATCGCAACATCCGCTAGCGTCGCGCACGCTGAAAGCAACCTGACGCTGGGCGCAGGCGTTGGTGTGGTTGAACACCCTTATAAAGATTACGATAGCGATGTTTATCCGATACCGGTCATCGCTTATGAAAGCGAAAACTTCTGGTTCCGAGGTCTGGGCGGTGGGTACTACTTGTGGAATGACAATACCGATAAACTGTCAATCATGGCGTACTGGTCCCCGATGTACTTCAAACCGGGCGACAGCGACGACCATCAACTGCGTCGTCTGGACAGGCGTAAAAGTACTATGATGGCGGGCGTCTCTTACGCGCATCACACCCAATATGGATTCCTGCGTACCTCACTGGCAGGGGATACGTTGGATAACAGTAACGGTATTGTCTGGGATCTGGCCTGGCTGTATCGGTATACCAATGGCGGGCTGACCTTAACGCCAGGTATCGGGGTAGAATGGAATAGCGAAAACCAGAACGACTACTATTACGGCGTATCACGCAAAGAGTCCTCGCGTAGCGGCCTGCGCGGCTATAATCCGAATGATAGCTGGAACCCGTATCTTGAGCTTAGCGCTAACTATAATTTCGCGGGCAACTGGAGCGTATACGGTACTGCGCGCTACACCCGCCTGTCGGATGAAATTACCGATAGCCCGATGGTGGATAAATCCTGGACCGGTATCCTTTCTACTGGCGTAACTTATCGATTCTGA